Proteins encoded together in one Thermoanaerobaculia bacterium window:
- a CDS encoding site-2 protease family protein, with protein MRFLTGRRRLSLPTTPAFHLLLLGITALTTTIVPFGSSWGIFSDRPLSESLIDPAMWRIGASFSVPLLAILGIHELGHMIACRRYGLPATYPYFIPAPIGVGTFGAVIKIRAPITSRKTLFDVGAAGPLAGFAVAVPIAVWGIAISRVTTAVPSGDYLDFGEPLFFRLVERLVHPGMPPGAELALSPLGFAGWFGLFVTALNLLPLAQLDGGHILYAAAGRAQRTIGFALFAVLIGLAFLWPGWILWVLIVLLMGIAHPPTADPAERLDPKRLVLALVCLLVFALSFTPVPIRMVSAPPHPRPPRTYQL; from the coding sequence ATGAGGTTCCTTACGGGCCGGCGGCGGCTTTCGCTCCCGACCACTCCCGCCTTTCACCTCCTGCTTCTCGGCATCACCGCACTCACGACGACGATCGTGCCTTTCGGCAGCTCATGGGGAATCTTCTCGGACCGTCCGCTCTCCGAAAGCCTCATCGATCCCGCGATGTGGCGGATCGGCGCCTCGTTCTCGGTGCCTTTGCTCGCGATCCTCGGAATCCACGAGCTCGGTCACATGATCGCCTGCCGGCGGTACGGGCTTCCCGCGACCTACCCGTACTTCATTCCCGCTCCGATCGGCGTCGGCACGTTCGGCGCGGTCATCAAGATCCGCGCGCCGATCACCTCGAGGAAGACGCTCTTCGACGTCGGCGCGGCCGGGCCGCTCGCGGGATTCGCCGTGGCGGTGCCGATCGCCGTGTGGGGCATCGCGATCTCCCGCGTGACGACGGCGGTCCCCTCAGGCGACTACCTCGATTTCGGCGAGCCTCTGTTTTTCCGCCTGGTCGAGCGTCTCGTCCACCCCGGAATGCCGCCGGGCGCTGAGCTCGCCCTCTCGCCGCTGGGATTCGCGGGCTGGTTCGGCCTCTTCGTGACGGCGCTGAACCTCCTGCCGCTGGCGCAGCTCGACGGCGGCCACATCCTCTACGCGGCGGCCGGAAGAGCGCAGCGGACGATCGGCTTCGCGCTCTTCGCCGTGCTCATCGGCCTCGCCTTCCTCTGGCCGGGATGGATCCTGTGGGTGCTCATCGTTCTGCTGATGGGAATCGCGCATCCTCCGACGGCGGACCCGGCCGAGCGGCTCGACCCGAAACGCCTCGTGCTCGCGCTCGTCTGCCTTCTCGTCTTTGCGCTGTCGTTCACGCCGGTCCCGATCCGGATGGTCAGCGCTCCGCCGCACCCGCGGCCGCCGAGAACCTATCAGTTGTGA
- a CDS encoding HU family DNA-binding protein, whose product MIKADIVDRLFEEASIPRPKAITAVETVIDALRQALGAGDRIELRGFGVFEVKRRKRGIGRNPKTGVEVAIPPGNTIRFKPGKELRDMRDDSAPTASS is encoded by the coding sequence ATGATCAAAGCGGATATCGTGGACCGTCTTTTCGAGGAAGCGTCGATCCCGCGGCCGAAAGCGATCACCGCCGTGGAGACGGTCATCGACGCGCTCCGGCAGGCGCTCGGAGCGGGCGACCGGATCGAGCTCCGAGGATTCGGAGTTTTCGAAGTGAAGCGCCGAAAGCGCGGCATCGGCCGCAACCCGAAGACGGGAGTCGAGGTCGCGATCCCTCCGGGCAACACGATCCGCTTCAAGCCGGGCAAGGAGCTGCGTGACATGCGCGACGACTCCGCGCCCACCGCTTCCTCCTGA